The following coding sequences lie in one Candoia aspera isolate rCanAsp1 chromosome 11, rCanAsp1.hap2, whole genome shotgun sequence genomic window:
- the B3GNT9 gene encoding UDP-GlcNAc:betaGal beta-1,3-N-acetylglucosaminyltransferase 9, which yields MKIQLRSDAICTLCLVVALFTMLYSQLGHTSHREEKVEGQKKTSTATHRDSRVLAVLQKESNVQTQASEPRIILPMKDAKLESQEDQVTHPALLTHSTFDFGLYLRNKDNRKFKLLINQPKKCMRSSERPFLLIAIKSLVEEFDHREIVRKTWGREGLVNGMQVQRVFLLGIPKNKTALPTWETLVHQESQLYRDILLWDFLDTFFNLTLKEIHFLSWADEFCSRTKFIFKGDADVFVNMENIVNFLESCNPSEDLFVGDIIYNAQPIRVRKSKYYIPETMYGLGMYPAYAGGGGFLLSISTLKKLAQACTQVELFPIDDVFLGMCLQRINLKPTLHEGFKTFGIPKPSAAPNLQTFDPCFYKDLMVVHGLKIAEIWLMWNLLHNPRLSCTQNKHIRKAFRWKRKTKDTAKNYAA from the coding sequence ATGAAAATTCAACTCAGGAGCGATGCTATCTGCACACTTTGCCTAGTGGTAGCTCTTTTCACCATGCTGTACTCCCAGTTGGGCCACACATCCCATagagaagaaaaagtagaaggcCAGAAGAAGACCTCAACAGCAACACACAGGGATTCCCGTGTTCTTGCCGTTCTCCAGAAAGAGTCAAATGTGCAGACTCAGGCATCGGAGCCTAGAATCATCTTGCCTATGAAAGATGCCAAGTTGGAAAGTCAAGAAGACCAAGTCACCCATCCAGCACTCTTGACACATTCCACATTTGATTTTGGACTTTACCTTAGGAATAAAGACAACAGGAAATTCAAACTTCTCATTAATCAGCCAAAGAAGTGCATGAGAAGCTCAGAAAGGCCTTTTTTGCTCATTGCCATAAAATCGCTGGTTGAGGAGTTTGACCACCGTGAGATTGTACGCAAAACATGGGGAAGAGAAGGCCTGGTAAATGGGATGCAGGTCCAAAGAGTTTTCCTCCTAGGAATTCCAAAGAATAAGACGGCATTGCCAACATGGGAGACCCTGgtgcaccaagagagccagctgtACCGGGACATTTTGCTGTGGGACTTCCTCGATACTTTCTTCAACTTGACCTTGAAAGAGATCCATTTCCTAAGCTGGGCTGATGAATTTTGTTCCAGGACCAAGTTCATATTCAAAGGTGATGCTGACGTTTTTGTCAACATGGAAAACATTGTCAATTTCCTTGAAAGCTGCAATCCTTCTGAGGACCTCTTCGTTGGGGATATCATCTACAACGCACAACCGATCCGAGTCCGCAAAAGCAAGTACTATATTCCAGAAACAATGTATGGACTAGGTATGTACCCAGCCTATGCTGGGGGTGGTGGGTTCTTATTGTCCATCAGTACCTTGAAGAAACTTGCTCAAGCTTGTACTCAAGTGGAACTCTTCCCAATTGATGACGTCTTCTTGGGCATGTGCTTGCAAAGAATCAACCTGAAGCCCACCTTGCATGAAGGGTTCAAGACTTTTGGAATACCCAAACCTTCTGCAGCTCCCAACCTGCAGACTTTTGACCCTTGCTTCTACAAAGATCTCATGGTAGTCCACGGTCTGAAGATAGCTGAAATCTGGCTCATGTGGAATCTCCTGCACAATCCACGGCTCTCTTGCACCCAAAACAAGCACATAAGGAAAGCTTTCCGGTGGAAGAGGAAAACTAAAGACACTGCCAAAAATTATGCTGCCTAA